Proteins found in one Pseudomonas mosselii genomic segment:
- the typA gene encoding translational GTPase TypA, with product MIENLRNIAIIAHVDHGKTTLVDKLLRQSGTLERNELNDERVMDSNDQEKERGITILAKNTAINWNGYHINIVDTPGHADFGGEVERVMSMVDSVLLLVDAQDGPMPQTRFVTKKAFEAGLKPIVVINKVDRPGARPDWVLDQIFDLFDNLGATDEQLDFKVVYASALNGIAGLDHTEMGEDMTALYQSIVDNVPAPSVDRDGPFQMQISALDYNSFLGVIGVGRIARGRVKPNTPVVAIDTEGKKRNGRILKLMGHHGLHRVDVEEAQAGDIVCISGFDELFISDTLCAPDTVEAMKPLTVDEPTVSMTFQVNDSPFCGKEGKFVTSRNIKDRLDKELLYNVALRVQETDSPDKFKVSGRGELHLSVLIETMRREGFEMAVGRPEVIIREVDGVKQEPFENVTIDIPEESQGKVMEEMGLRKGDLTNMVPDGKGRVRLEYNIPARGLIGFRNQFLTLTNGAGILTSIFDRYDTMKSGQMSGRLNGVLVSVETGKALTYSLETLQARGKLFVEHGQEIYNGQIIGLNSRDNDLGVNPTKGKKLDNMRASGKDEVIALVPPVRHTLEQALEFIQDDELCEVTPKSIRLRKKILDEGERTRAAKKAKN from the coding sequence TGCGTAACATCGCCATCATCGCCCACGTTGACCATGGTAAAACCACCCTGGTCGACAAACTCCTGCGCCAGTCCGGCACCCTGGAGCGTAACGAGCTCAACGACGAGCGCGTCATGGACTCCAACGATCAGGAAAAAGAGCGCGGCATTACCATTCTGGCGAAGAACACCGCCATCAACTGGAACGGCTACCACATCAACATCGTCGACACCCCCGGCCACGCCGACTTCGGTGGCGAGGTCGAGCGTGTAATGTCGATGGTCGACTCCGTGCTGCTGCTGGTCGACGCCCAGGACGGCCCGATGCCGCAAACCCGCTTCGTGACCAAGAAGGCCTTCGAAGCCGGTCTGAAGCCGATCGTCGTGATCAACAAGGTCGACCGTCCGGGCGCGCGTCCTGACTGGGTTCTGGACCAGATCTTCGACCTGTTCGACAACCTCGGTGCTACCGACGAGCAGCTGGACTTCAAAGTTGTCTACGCCTCGGCCCTGAACGGCATCGCCGGCCTGGACCACACCGAAATGGGTGAGGACATGACCGCGCTGTACCAGTCGATCGTCGACAACGTACCCGCACCGTCGGTTGACCGTGACGGCCCGTTCCAGATGCAGATCTCCGCACTGGACTACAACAGCTTCCTCGGTGTTATCGGCGTTGGCCGTATCGCCCGTGGTCGCGTCAAGCCGAACACCCCGGTTGTTGCCATCGACACCGAAGGCAAGAAGCGCAACGGTCGTATCCTCAAGCTGATGGGCCACCACGGCCTGCACCGCGTCGACGTCGAAGAAGCCCAAGCTGGCGACATCGTCTGCATCAGCGGTTTCGACGAGCTGTTCATCTCCGACACCCTGTGCGCCCCGGATACCGTCGAGGCGATGAAGCCGCTGACCGTTGACGAGCCAACCGTTTCGATGACCTTCCAGGTCAACGACTCGCCGTTCTGCGGTAAAGAAGGCAAGTTCGTCACCAGCCGTAACATCAAGGACCGCCTGGACAAAGAGCTGCTGTACAACGTTGCCCTGCGCGTTCAGGAAACCGATTCCCCTGACAAGTTCAAGGTATCGGGCCGTGGCGAGCTGCACCTGTCGGTACTGATCGAAACCATGCGCCGTGAAGGCTTCGAGATGGCCGTAGGCCGTCCTGAAGTGATCATCCGCGAAGTCGACGGCGTCAAGCAGGAACCGTTCGAGAACGTCACCATCGACATCCCTGAAGAATCCCAGGGCAAGGTCATGGAAGAGATGGGTCTGCGTAAAGGCGACCTGACCAACATGGTTCCGGATGGCAAGGGCCGTGTTCGCCTGGAATACAACATTCCAGCCCGTGGCCTGATCGGTTTCCGTAACCAGTTCCTGACCCTGACCAACGGTGCAGGCATCCTGACCTCGATCTTCGATCGTTACGACACCATGAAGTCGGGCCAGATGTCCGGCCGCCTGAACGGTGTCCTGGTTTCGGTCGAGACCGGCAAGGCCCTGACCTACTCGCTGGAAACCCTGCAGGCTCGCGGCAAGCTGTTCGTTGAACACGGCCAGGAGATCTACAACGGTCAGATCATCGGCCTGAACAGCCGTGACAACGACCTGGGCGTGAACCCGACCAAAGGCAAGAAGCTCGACAACATGCGTGCTTCGGGCAAGGACGAAGTCATCGCCCTGGTTCCGCCGGTTCGCCACACTCTGGAACAGGCCCTGGAATTCATCCAGGACGACGAGCTGTGCGAAGTGACGCCGAAGTCGATCCGTCTGCGCAAGAAGATCCTCGATGAAGGCGAGCGTACCCGCGCTGCCAAGAAAGCCAAGAACTGA